The following is a genomic window from Pedobacter sp. KBS0701.
CATAATAAATCTTCAAAAGGCCGTACCAAAGGCTAAAGTGCTTTCCAATGTCCGTTATGTTGACAATGGCAGGGTGATCACCACAGCAGGGATATCGGCCGGTATCGATGGAGCCTTACACCTGGTTTCGAAACTTAGCGGTAAAGAAGCGGCGCAAGCAGTTGCAAAACAGATAGAATATGATAAATATGTGCCTGAACAGGGTATGGATTTATCCCACTAAAAGTCTGCAGTTAAGCTAAACGGATATATTTTGGAAGTTGATCATGGACAACTATTGTGTTCCACGACACTTAAACAGTGATCGTGTTCTATGAACTTCAGTAATTAACCAGGTAATGGATGAGAACGTTAATTTGTTAAATTGCGGCCAGGTTTATCTTTTTCCTGCTCTTGGCGCTAAGGTCAGAAACATCCGCTTGCCTTCAAGTTTTGGGAATAACTCTACCTTGCCTACCTCTTCGAGGCCTTGCGCAAATTTCAGCAGCAGTATTTCTCCCTGGTCTTTATAAACAATCGATCTTCCTTTGAAATGCACAAAGGCACGCACTTTTTCTCCGCTTTCTAAAAAGGAAACGGCGTGTTTGAGCTTGAACTGAAAGTCATGCTCATCGGTATTAGGCCCGAAACGGATGTCCTTGATGATGGTCTGTTTCGCCTTGCTTTTAATTTCCTTCTGCTTTTTTTTCTGTTCGTAAAGGAATTTGCTGTAGTCGATGATACGGCAAACTGGCGGCGTGGCGTTCGGGGAAATTTCAACCAGATCTAAATCCAGTTCTTCAGCCAATTTGAGTGCTTCAGCCAGCGGATAGATATTGGTCTCAATATTATCTCCGGTTAAGCGTACCTCCGGTGAGGTGATAAAATTATTAATCTTGTGTTCTGCTTCTTTTTTTTTGAAGGGCAAGCGTGGCCCCCTGTAAAATCCTGCTTTTTTTAATGCCAAATTTGAAAAGTTTTAATGAAAAAATGATGTTAACTGGAGCGGTTAATTTCGGATGAATGATAATATAGCTTTTTATGCCCATAAATCAAAACCTGTAGTTAAATGATGACTATATGCGTAATTTTATGACGTTAATATGCCTTTAGGTACATCCAGACATAGGGAGTCGTTGAGCTAAAATTGCCAATCCTTTAGCCTGTGGTTACCTGATTTACTGCCTTGTTTTCAGTCCTCAGTGCTTCAGAGGTGATTAAGATAAATCCGGATATTAGGAGCAAAATAGCCAAAACCCGGAGGATTTTTTCCGTATTTTTGGTGTTAACCATCCTGTCAGGGCAGGTAAATCTGCTGATCCCTGTCACTTTTCTCCGTTCGTTTCTGCGCCATAGCGCAAATAGGAAAATGAAGGTGCCGAAAACCAGCAGTAAGATGCCGCTAACCAGTGGTATTGTAGTGAAATTGAATGTCTCTTGTGTTTCTATCATACAAAATAGACCAACAGGTAGTAAAAAAGTTTAAAATAATATTTTTTTGCTGTTATACTGATTGTCTTAAAGGAAATTCTAACTCAATTTCTACAAATACATTTATATGCTGAAAACTTTATTTTTAGTATTTGTGTGTGTATCTCATCATAATATTTCAGCATAGAACTCATTTTAAAATCAAATAACGAAGAAAGTGTTGCGA
Proteins encoded in this region:
- the infC gene encoding translation initiation factor IF-3 is translated as MALKKAGFYRGPRLPFKKKEAEHKINNFITSPEVRLTGDNIETNIYPLAEALKLAEELDLDLVEISPNATPPVCRIIDYSKFLYEQKKKQKEIKSKAKQTIIKDIRFGPNTDEHDFQFKLKHAVSFLESGEKVRAFVHFKGRSIVYKDQGEILLLKFAQGLEEVGKVELFPKLEGKRMFLTLAPRAGKR